In Deinococcus proteolyticus MRP, a single genomic region encodes these proteins:
- a CDS encoding Glu/Leu/Phe/Val family dehydrogenase has protein sequence MRVSGLNWQGLMEQLQEALPYCEVTDHTLAYFRYPRRSVKVNLPVKMDDGQVRVFTGYRAVHSNARGPSIGGVRFREGLTRHECEVLAAIMTLKAAVADLPLGGAKGGVDVDPASLSAHELEGLTRRYTSELVELLGPNEDILAPDVGTDSQNMAWIFDAFNEGRGTSISGMVVGKPIALGGSYGSKDARGQSAAMVTARALENDGTGVKNARVAVFGYGDVGSKAARLLREQGALVVAVSDRDGAVYASSGLDLDALAAWREQTGSVCGFGLDITGEELLELDVDALILAYDFGTVNAGNAHTVRARYLVEATNRAVLPEAERYLRSKDIHVLPDLVASIGGVVVNYVEWVQSHTNFFWTESEIEKVVEGHINRALDEVLELMNRHGTEMRTAAYTLALSRIAGATEMRGVYP, from the coding sequence ATGAGGGTTTCAGGACTCAATTGGCAGGGGCTGATGGAACAGCTTCAAGAAGCCCTGCCGTACTGCGAGGTGACGGACCACACCCTCGCCTATTTCAGGTATCCCCGCCGCAGCGTCAAGGTCAACCTGCCGGTCAAGATGGACGACGGACAGGTACGCGTCTTTACCGGCTACCGCGCCGTGCATTCCAACGCCCGTGGCCCCAGCATCGGCGGGGTGCGCTTCCGCGAGGGCCTCACGCGCCACGAGTGCGAGGTGCTGGCCGCCATCATGACCCTCAAGGCGGCCGTGGCCGACCTGCCGCTGGGCGGCGCCAAGGGCGGGGTGGACGTGGACCCGGCCAGCCTCAGCGCCCACGAACTTGAGGGCCTGACCCGGCGCTATACCTCCGAGCTGGTGGAGTTGCTCGGCCCCAACGAGGACATCCTGGCCCCCGACGTGGGCACCGACTCGCAGAACATGGCCTGGATTTTCGACGCCTTCAACGAGGGGCGCGGCACCTCCATCAGTGGCATGGTGGTCGGCAAACCCATCGCACTCGGCGGCTCGTATGGCAGCAAGGACGCCCGTGGGCAAAGTGCCGCGATGGTCACGGCCCGCGCCCTGGAGAATGACGGCACCGGCGTCAAGAATGCTCGCGTGGCCGTGTTCGGCTACGGAGATGTCGGGTCCAAAGCGGCCCGGCTGCTGCGTGAGCAGGGCGCTCTGGTGGTGGCGGTCAGCGACCGCGACGGCGCCGTGTACGCCAGCAGTGGCCTGGACCTGGACGCCCTGGCCGCCTGGCGCGAGCAAACCGGCAGCGTGTGCGGTTTTGGCCTGGACATTACCGGAGAAGAACTGCTGGAGCTGGACGTGGACGCCCTGATTCTGGCCTACGACTTCGGCACGGTGAATGCTGGCAATGCCCACACGGTGCGCGCCCGCTACCTGGTGGAAGCCACCAACCGCGCCGTGCTGCCTGAAGCGGAACGCTATTTGCGCAGCAAAGACATCCATGTGCTGCCCGACCTGGTGGCCTCTATCGGCGGTGTGGTCGTGAACTACGTGGAGTGGGTGCAGTCGCACACCAACTTCTTCTGGACCGAGAGCGAAATCGAAAAAGTCGTGGAGGGGCACATCAACCGCGCCCTGGACGAGGTGCTGGAGCTGATGAACCGGCACGGCACCGAAATGCGCACCGCCGCCTACACGCTGGCCCTGAGCCGGATTGCCGGCGCCACCGAGATGCGCGGCGTCTACCCCTGA
- a CDS encoding methyltransferase domain-containing protein, which produces MPRRPARTAQKTRRPQRSAPRGNPADWPLYEAEVLRGLEEVARTELGTIRGLDVVAAGDEAVRFRYGGDPDRLGRLRSVVAVYAVRVWDVPRPRGLLGHQQLGELTAWLRGVVAAGGHRSLRVSAAGRDSEVMERLTAEMAGALGLPHQPEDGELRLRLRPAAGGTGWEVLARLTPKPLSARDWRVCNREGGLNASIAYGALALAGLRASDRIFNPMCGSGTLLVERALMGPYEAMVGVDIDAGAVACARSNLKAAGRDVEVAQVDALSTGLPPRSFDLILADLPWGDDIGTHGGNAELYPAFLNEMHRLCSRGGRMVVITHELRLFERVLADSPWQGRELAQVYSGGHHPKMYLLTRG; this is translated from the coding sequence ATGCCGCGCCGCCCTGCCCGCACCGCCCAGAAGACCCGCCGCCCCCAGCGCTCCGCGCCGCGTGGCAATCCCGCCGACTGGCCGCTGTACGAGGCCGAGGTGCTGCGTGGCCTGGAGGAAGTGGCCCGCACCGAGCTGGGCACCATTCGCGGGCTGGATGTGGTGGCCGCCGGCGACGAGGCCGTGCGCTTCCGTTACGGCGGCGACCCGGACCGCCTGGGCCGCCTGCGCAGCGTGGTGGCGGTCTACGCTGTGCGTGTCTGGGACGTGCCCCGGCCACGCGGCCTGCTGGGGCACCAGCAGCTGGGCGAGCTGACGGCCTGGCTGCGCGGCGTGGTGGCTGCAGGCGGGCATCGCTCGCTGCGCGTGTCGGCGGCGGGGCGGGACAGCGAAGTGATGGAGCGCCTGACGGCCGAGATGGCCGGGGCGCTGGGGCTGCCGCACCAGCCTGAGGACGGCGAACTGCGGCTGCGGCTGCGGCCGGCGGCCGGCGGGACCGGCTGGGAGGTGCTGGCCCGGCTGACGCCCAAGCCGCTGTCGGCCCGCGACTGGCGGGTGTGCAACCGCGAGGGCGGCCTGAACGCGTCTATCGCTTACGGGGCACTGGCGCTGGCGGGCCTGCGGGCCTCGGACCGCATCTTCAATCCCATGTGCGGCAGCGGCACCCTGCTGGTTGAGCGCGCCCTGATGGGGCCGTACGAGGCGATGGTAGGCGTAGACATCGACGCTGGAGCGGTGGCCTGCGCCCGCAGCAACCTGAAGGCTGCTGGCCGCGATGTGGAGGTGGCGCAGGTGGATGCGCTCAGCACGGGCCTGCCGCCGCGCTCCTTCGACCTGATTCTGGCCGACCTGCCCTGGGGCGACGATATCGGCACCCACGGCGGCAACGCCGAGCTGTACCCCGCTTTCCTGAACGAGATGCACCGGCTGTGCTCCAGGGGCGGCCGGATGGTGGTGATTACCCACGAACTGCGGCTGTTCGAGCGGGTGCTGGCCGACTCGCCCTGGCAGGGCCGCGAACTGGCGCAGGTGTACAGCGGCGGTCACCATCCCAAGATGTATCTGCTGACCCGCGGATAA
- a CDS encoding cytochrome c oxidase assembly protein — MNLNPSAADLLTLTFNPAVWGLLVLAAALYFRPFLQARRTPQGRQNWPVWKAVLFVLALLSALWALDSSAAVYTLNSMALYMVRLMVLAELVPPLLLLSLPRGTALAPRSVPGRLLSVLLDPWVAFAVWTAVILFWNIPAGFNASIVTNTASILLPALYLISGTMIWGAMLRPFPTIQPGTFGKRGWFGFLAALPMMSIAAWWLYAREVLYQPYVGAVCLWNLTPLQNQQISGWIMMLAGLPALGLAVLQLMAWLIEVSDGGGQKPQPRS; from the coding sequence ATGAACCTCAATCCTTCCGCAGCCGACCTGCTCACGCTGACCTTCAACCCCGCCGTATGGGGGCTGTTGGTCCTGGCGGCCGCCCTCTATTTTCGGCCGTTTCTCCAGGCCCGCCGCACGCCGCAGGGCCGGCAGAACTGGCCGGTGTGGAAAGCCGTGCTGTTCGTGCTGGCCCTGCTAAGTGCCCTGTGGGCGCTGGATTCGAGCGCAGCGGTGTACACCCTGAACTCCATGGCGCTGTACATGGTGCGGCTGATGGTGCTGGCCGAACTGGTGCCGCCGCTGCTGCTGCTGAGCCTGCCGCGCGGTACCGCGCTGGCCCCGCGCTCGGTGCCCGGCCGCCTGCTGAGCGTGCTGCTCGACCCTTGGGTGGCTTTCGCCGTGTGGACCGCCGTCATTCTGTTCTGGAATATCCCGGCCGGGTTCAACGCCAGCATCGTGACCAATACAGCGTCCATCCTGCTGCCGGCGCTGTACCTCATCAGCGGCACCATGATCTGGGGGGCCATGCTGCGGCCCTTTCCCACCATCCAGCCGGGCACCTTCGGCAAGCGGGGCTGGTTCGGCTTTCTGGCGGCCCTGCCGATGATGTCCATCGCCGCGTGGTGGCTGTACGCCCGCGAGGTGCTGTATCAGCCCTATGTGGGCGCAGTGTGCCTGTGGAACCTCACCCCGCTGCAAAATCAGCAGATCAGCGGCTGGATCATGATGCTGGCCGGCCTGCCCGCGCTGGGCCTGGCCGTGCTGCAGCTGATGGCCTGGCTGATTGAGGTGTCGGACGGGGGCGGGCAAAAGCCGCAGCCCCGCTCCTGA
- a CDS encoding SCO family protein produces the protein MIPGAAPESPAPPARPWQRSALLALAAVALVLGVAWAVARSQSAYPFYGSVINRPEPALAFSGTDGHGQPWTLQPRGRQTLLFFGFTHCPDICPLTLKYLGEMRARMTPEERDQVQVVFVSVDPERDTPERIREYVEYFGEGTGVRVPEPELSRVAQAYGVAYGQVPVDGPLKYQINHTTATYLIDASGYTRVMWDYTQLPDVDRILRDVRYVMNHPREPQAARPTPAPELFTAARLAPSQAVTP, from the coding sequence ATGATTCCTGGTGCGGCGCCCGAGTCGCCGGCCCCCCCGGCCCGGCCCTGGCAGCGCTCGGCCCTGCTGGCGCTGGCGGCGGTGGCGCTGGTGCTGGGCGTGGCCTGGGCAGTGGCCCGCTCGCAGAGCGCCTATCCCTTTTACGGCTCGGTGATCAACCGGCCGGAGCCGGCGCTGGCCTTCTCGGGCACCGACGGCCACGGCCAGCCCTGGACCCTGCAGCCGCGCGGCCGGCAGACGTTGCTGTTTTTCGGGTTCACCCACTGTCCCGACATCTGCCCGCTGACGCTGAAATACCTGGGCGAGATGCGGGCGCGCATGACTCCCGAGGAGCGGGACCAGGTGCAGGTGGTGTTCGTATCGGTGGACCCGGAGCGCGACACTCCCGAGCGAATCCGCGAGTACGTGGAATACTTCGGGGAAGGCACCGGCGTGCGCGTGCCCGAGCCTGAGCTGAGCCGGGTGGCGCAGGCTTACGGCGTGGCCTACGGCCAGGTGCCGGTGGACGGCCCGCTGAAATACCAGATCAACCACACCACGGCCACCTACCTGATAGACGCCAGCGGCTACACCCGCGTGATGTGGGACTACACCCAGCTGCCGGACGTGGACCGCATCTTGCGCGACGTGCGCTACGTGATGAACCACCCGCGTGAGCCGCAGGCTGCCCGCCCCACGCCGGCACCGGAGCTGTTCACGGCGGCCCGGCTTGCCCCCTCTCAGGCGGTGACCCCATGA
- a CDS encoding copper chaperone PCu(A)C gives MTTGSMIPHPARPARRRGVLLPLLLLPGLLVGCQAPTQETSTSTSSQMSQGSQVTTSETSTPQDSASEASTAHTSTDASAHAGHDMASAATASASAAAEADSAGALPLEVKAATVTAVPPGLTDTAAYITLHNPTDADIVLVGAATPAAGHAMLMQTVTTDASGTSISGMVEVPSLTVPAGGELSMSSAGDHVMLMGLTGALKEGSSLPLTLEAEDGRTLNLSAEVQRP, from the coding sequence ATGACGACCGGCTCCATGATTCCCCACCCAGCCCGGCCCGCCCGGCGGCGCGGCGTGCTGCTGCCGCTGCTGCTCCTGCCCGGCCTGCTGGTGGGCTGCCAGGCTCCAACGCAGGAAACGTCCACTTCTACCTCTTCCCAGATGTCCCAGGGTTCCCAGGTCACCACCTCCGAGACCAGCACTCCCCAGGACAGCGCTTCCGAGGCCAGCACTGCTCACACCAGCACCGACGCCAGTGCACATGCCGGCCACGACATGGCGTCTGCAGCCACGGCGTCTGCTTCTGCGGCGGCCGAGGCTGACAGCGCGGGTGCCCTGCCGCTGGAGGTGAAAGCCGCTACCGTGACGGCTGTGCCGCCCGGCCTGACCGACACGGCCGCCTACATCACGCTGCACAACCCCACAGATGCGGACATCGTGCTGGTAGGGGCGGCGACCCCCGCCGCCGGGCACGCGATGCTGATGCAGACCGTGACCACCGACGCCAGCGGCACCAGCATAAGCGGCATGGTGGAGGTGCCCAGCCTGACGGTGCCGGCGGGCGGCGAGCTGAGCATGTCTTCGGCCGGCGACCATGTGATGCTGATGGGCCTGACTGGAGCGCTGAAAGAGGGGAGCAGCCTGCCGCTGACCCTGGAGGCAGAGGACGGCCGCACGCTGAACCTGAGCGCCGAGGTGCAGCGCCCATGA
- a CDS encoding polyprenyl synthetase family protein, with protein MNQPSVPPRPAAPVASAASADSLSAGLPPAFEQRLREVLRSEVEFIELIGEDLVAAGGKRLRPLVTLLSAQALQVGAPEDAGGHHGDALALAICIELLHSASLLHDDLIDDADTRRGQEAAFRRYGNVVSVMSGDFMLARLLMLLSELPAAARLTRAFGEVASVICEGEVLQFQVAAYGNPTPEQYSRIIYGKTAALLELAAAAPALLLGASAAQEQALRQYGRELGMAFQIRDDLLDLLGREEDLGKPVGSDLREGKATFAVLQLLDTPAGEEVRAILLRRAAHGGDLARVQALCAEYGAAEAGWREVARRLELARAALLDLPASPARQELETLLDRLALPV; from the coding sequence ATGAATCAGCCTTCCGTTCCCCCCCGGCCCGCTGCGCCCGTGGCCTCTGCTGCAAGTGCTGATTCTCTGAGTGCGGGCCTGCCCCCGGCGTTCGAGCAGCGGCTGCGCGAAGTGCTGCGCTCGGAAGTGGAATTTATCGAGCTGATTGGTGAGGACCTGGTCGCCGCGGGCGGCAAACGCCTGCGCCCGCTGGTCACGCTGCTCAGCGCCCAAGCGCTGCAGGTCGGCGCCCCAGAAGATGCAGGCGGCCACCACGGCGACGCTCTGGCGCTGGCCATCTGTATCGAGCTGCTGCACTCGGCCTCGCTGCTGCACGACGACCTGATTGACGACGCCGACACCCGGCGCGGGCAGGAGGCGGCGTTCCGGCGCTACGGCAACGTGGTCAGCGTGATGAGCGGCGACTTCATGCTGGCGCGGCTGCTGATGCTGCTGTCCGAACTGCCCGCCGCCGCCCGGCTGACCCGCGCCTTTGGCGAGGTCGCCAGCGTCATCTGCGAGGGCGAGGTGCTGCAGTTTCAGGTGGCCGCCTACGGCAACCCCACCCCCGAACAGTACAGCCGCATCATCTACGGCAAGACGGCCGCGCTGCTGGAACTGGCCGCCGCCGCTCCAGCGCTCCTGCTGGGTGCCTCCGCCGCGCAGGAACAGGCCCTGCGGCAGTACGGGCGCGAACTGGGCATGGCCTTTCAGATTCGCGATGACCTGCTGGACCTGCTGGGCCGCGAGGAGGACCTGGGCAAGCCCGTGGGCAGCGACCTGCGCGAGGGCAAGGCCACTTTTGCCGTGCTGCAGCTGCTAGACACGCCCGCCGGCGAGGAGGTCCGCGCCATCTTGCTGCGCCGCGCCGCGCACGGGGGCGACCTGGCGCGGGTACAGGCGCTGTGCGCCGAGTACGGAGCGGCCGAGGCCGGCTGGCGTGAGGTGGCCCGCCGGCTGGAGCTGGCCCGCGCCGCCTTGCTGGACCTGCCGGCCTCCCCGGCCCGCCAGGAGCTGGAAACCCTGCTGGACCGCCTGGCCCTGCCGGTCTGA